In Arthrobacter alpinus, a single window of DNA contains:
- a CDS encoding SPFH domain-containing protein, with the protein MEFLTPFIPLLVVIVAVVLAALLVRAGVKMMWQVAEPNEALIISGFTRGNVGTSDGMDFKIVTGKGAFVIPGLQTVRALSLTLNETELQVNCVTSQGIQVVVQGVVIFKIGDSTPFIANAARRFLGQQPKMESQVYNVFEGHLRSIIGSMTVEEIIRERDKLASQVRSASGTEMEKLGLVVDSLQIKDLEDPTGYIQNLAKPHIAQVMMEARIAEATRNREAAEKEAEAASLIADAQSVSAIKQSAAQANAETAKANAAQAGPLADATARQQVVVQETQVAKLEADREEQKLQTSVRKPADAKAYAQRTEAEAQKAADISAAEARARKTELEAQANATAAAATAGATRVTGEAEAAATKARGEAAASAIKAKALAEADGIKARAEALGTNQEAVISQQLAENMPAIVAAAAEPFAHVGQLTVLNGGEGINNMVGGILSQVGSYLPAIQASLKNGRGPRPQEPPRAQGS; encoded by the coding sequence ATGGAATTCCTCACCCCGTTCATTCCCTTGCTGGTTGTGATTGTTGCCGTGGTTCTTGCCGCCCTGCTGGTCAGGGCAGGGGTGAAGATGATGTGGCAGGTGGCCGAGCCGAATGAGGCCCTGATCATTTCCGGGTTCACGCGGGGCAACGTCGGCACCAGCGACGGCATGGATTTCAAAATCGTCACAGGCAAGGGCGCCTTTGTCATCCCTGGGCTGCAGACGGTCCGCGCACTGTCCTTGACGCTGAATGAGACGGAATTGCAGGTCAACTGCGTGACTTCCCAAGGCATCCAGGTGGTGGTTCAGGGTGTGGTGATCTTTAAGATTGGCGATTCCACACCGTTCATCGCCAACGCGGCACGGCGCTTTCTGGGGCAGCAACCCAAAATGGAAAGCCAGGTGTACAACGTCTTTGAGGGCCACCTGCGCTCCATCATTGGCAGCATGACGGTGGAGGAGATCATTCGTGAACGCGACAAGCTCGCCTCTCAGGTCCGCAGTGCCAGCGGAACGGAAATGGAAAAGTTGGGTCTGGTGGTTGATTCCCTGCAGATCAAGGATCTTGAAGACCCCACCGGATACATCCAGAATCTGGCAAAACCGCATATTGCCCAGGTCATGATGGAGGCCAGAATCGCCGAAGCAACCCGTAACCGGGAGGCGGCTGAAAAGGAGGCGGAGGCGGCCTCGCTAATTGCAGATGCCCAAAGCGTCTCAGCCATCAAGCAGTCGGCGGCCCAGGCCAACGCCGAAACGGCCAAGGCCAATGCTGCGCAGGCTGGTCCGCTGGCTGATGCCACTGCCCGGCAGCAGGTGGTGGTGCAGGAAACGCAGGTGGCCAAACTGGAGGCGGACAGGGAGGAGCAAAAGCTGCAAACATCAGTCCGCAAGCCGGCGGATGCCAAGGCCTATGCCCAGCGAACCGAGGCCGAGGCGCAAAAGGCCGCAGACATTAGTGCCGCAGAGGCCCGGGCCAGGAAGACTGAGCTGGAGGCGCAGGCAAATGCGACGGCGGCCGCTGCCACAGCGGGGGCCACCAGGGTCACGGGTGAGGCGGAGGCTGCGGCGACGAAGGCTCGCGGGGAGGCTGCGGCGTCGGCCATCAAGGCCAAGGCGCTGGCCGAAGCCGACGGCATCAAGGCCCGTGCCGAAGCACTCGGTACCAACCAGGAGGCCGTCATCTCCCAGCAACTGGCCGAAAACATGCCGGCCATCGTGGCGGCAGCCGCGGAACCATTCGCCCACGTAGGCCAGCTGACAGTGCTCAACGGCGGAGAAGGCATCAACAACATGGTGGGCGGGATCCTGTCCCAGGTGGGCAGCTACTTGCCAGCCATACAGGCATCCCTGAAGAACGGCCGCGGGCCCAGGCCACAGGAGCCGCCGCGTGCACAGGGATCTTGA